A part of Planococcus sp. MB-3u-03 genomic DNA contains:
- the ymfI gene encoding elongation factor P 5-aminopentanone reductase, translated as MKQFALILGASGDIGGAIVRQMADEGWSLYLHYHSNALEAFAEELSVRYPQQEFISVQGDFTNDGGAEQVANQVFDCSCIVCASGHALSGLLQDTSSAEQDALWRVHVKNPIETVRLLSPYFKRHAKSYVIFIASIWGETGASMETAYSAVKGAQLAFTKAYAKEMAPSGTRVNTVSPGLIRTKMNAGLTDEDWLALEEEIPLGAGSPEDIAHAVAFLSSGKADYITGQTIRVNGGWLI; from the coding sequence GTGAAGCAATTCGCTCTGATTCTGGGGGCATCGGGAGACATCGGCGGAGCTATTGTCAGACAGATGGCGGACGAGGGCTGGTCGCTTTATCTTCATTATCATTCGAACGCCCTTGAAGCATTTGCGGAGGAGCTCAGCGTGCGCTACCCGCAGCAGGAGTTCATTTCGGTACAGGGCGATTTCACGAATGACGGCGGCGCCGAGCAAGTCGCAAACCAAGTATTCGACTGTTCGTGCATCGTTTGTGCGAGCGGCCATGCGCTGTCAGGCCTGTTGCAAGACACGAGCAGCGCCGAGCAGGACGCTTTATGGCGCGTCCATGTTAAGAATCCAATCGAGACGGTGCGGCTATTGTCGCCTTATTTCAAGAGGCATGCCAAATCATATGTCATTTTCATTGCATCGATCTGGGGTGAAACCGGCGCTTCAATGGAAACGGCATATTCAGCCGTGAAAGGTGCCCAACTCGCATTCACGAAAGCTTATGCCAAAGAGATGGCGCCGTCCGGCACACGTGTCAATACGGTATCGCCCGGGTTGATCCGCACGAAAATGAATGCCGGATTGACAGATGAAGACTGGCTGGCGCTCGAAGAAGAAATTCCGCTCGGGGCAGGGTCTCCTGAAGATATCGCCCATGCGGTGGCGTTTTTATCCAGCGGCAAAGCAGATTATATTACCGGGCAGACGATCCGTGTCAATGGCGGCTGGCTCATCTAG